In the genome of Mucisphaera calidilacus, one region contains:
- a CDS encoding RDD family protein, whose amino-acid sequence MNVRDAWISGWVAALSLLVLPGLVLATELRLAGSLEHAWVVARLQAEDPWQVYHLPATGRLERPLRAGEIPAGVEIDGIAAQGERLWVFSGRTVRLRSAVWHELSERWRYREDVGMTLPGEVVSAGASDRSVWVLCRREARELGGERVRSGGVGRSALAVTLGIPADALGEAEAEEAEDLAEATEPVAEEAGGYVLARWAGDSWDVMPVSAAGRVLSLVADRPGGLPWVAVMESEVAGDARVMGVAPLRQEEGVWVLGPVTDLNGVLPAYGLPVVRRGVASLLTASRERGVRLRTEGRDTVLVLNLGQEAGPLQSAITATGFDGGLLVAGVDRWEAGWPRLDWAWLASADDAPRAGTLEVAAIPPPWSQPAYAIPVVIWITSFLLVIMTLEARRRPLRFRPRPVVVAPLGARMTAAMIDFFPCLFVVMWLTDTTFEQMVAMWPGQPLASTWGQVFPGLLTIALFVGSTGLGEALSGRTVGKRLMGLEVRSIDGRMPTATQVVARGLLKAFDVIATLLLLLMIFSRYRQRLGDMVSRTVVVVRGARPELPPRGDGSEERRDG is encoded by the coding sequence ATGAATGTGCGTGATGCCTGGATATCTGGATGGGTGGCGGCGTTGTCGTTGCTGGTGCTGCCCGGTCTGGTGCTGGCGACGGAGCTGCGTCTGGCAGGGTCGCTGGAGCACGCGTGGGTGGTGGCGCGGCTGCAGGCGGAGGATCCGTGGCAGGTTTATCACCTGCCGGCGACGGGTCGTCTGGAGCGGCCCTTGCGTGCGGGCGAGATTCCGGCGGGGGTTGAGATTGACGGGATCGCGGCGCAGGGCGAGCGGCTGTGGGTGTTTTCGGGTCGGACGGTGCGGTTGCGGTCGGCGGTGTGGCACGAGTTGTCGGAGCGTTGGCGGTACCGGGAGGACGTGGGGATGACGCTGCCCGGGGAGGTGGTGTCGGCGGGGGCGTCGGACCGGTCGGTGTGGGTGTTGTGTCGGCGTGAGGCTCGTGAGTTGGGCGGGGAGCGTGTTCGGAGCGGTGGGGTGGGGCGTTCGGCGCTGGCGGTGACGTTGGGCATTCCGGCGGATGCGCTGGGTGAGGCTGAAGCGGAGGAAGCGGAGGACCTGGCGGAGGCAACGGAGCCGGTTGCGGAGGAGGCAGGGGGGTACGTGTTGGCGCGGTGGGCGGGTGACTCGTGGGATGTGATGCCTGTGTCGGCGGCGGGCCGTGTGCTTTCGCTGGTGGCGGATCGACCGGGCGGTCTGCCGTGGGTGGCGGTGATGGAGTCGGAGGTTGCGGGTGATGCTCGTGTGATGGGGGTGGCTCCGCTGCGTCAGGAGGAGGGGGTTTGGGTGCTGGGGCCGGTGACCGATCTGAACGGGGTTTTGCCGGCGTATGGTCTGCCGGTGGTTCGTCGGGGTGTGGCTTCGTTGTTGACGGCGTCGCGTGAGCGAGGCGTGCGTCTGCGGACGGAGGGGCGAGATACGGTTCTGGTGTTGAATCTGGGGCAGGAAGCGGGGCCGCTTCAGAGTGCGATCACGGCGACGGGGTTTGACGGGGGTTTGCTGGTGGCGGGTGTGGACCGTTGGGAGGCGGGTTGGCCGAGGCTGGACTGGGCGTGGCTGGCGTCGGCGGACGACGCGCCGCGTGCGGGGACGCTTGAGGTCGCGGCGATTCCTCCGCCTTGGTCTCAGCCGGCGTACGCGATTCCGGTGGTGATCTGGATCACGTCGTTTTTGCTGGTGATCATGACGCTTGAGGCTCGGCGTCGCCCGCTTCGTTTTCGTCCGCGTCCGGTGGTGGTGGCGCCGCTGGGGGCGCGGATGACGGCGGCGATGATTGATTTTTTCCCGTGTCTGTTTGTGGTGATGTGGCTGACGGACACGACGTTTGAGCAGATGGTGGCGATGTGGCCGGGGCAGCCGTTGGCGTCGACGTGGGGCCAGGTGTTCCCGGGTTTGTTGACGATCGCGCTGTTTGTGGGGTCGACGGGTCTGGGGGAGGCTTTGTCGGGTCGCACGGTGGGCAAGCGTCTGATGGGTCTTGAGGTGCGTTCGATCGACGGTCGGATGCCGACGGCGACGCAGGTGGTGGCGCGTGGTCTGCTTAAGGCGTTTGACGTGATCGCGACGCTGTTGCTGCTGCTGATGATTTTCAGTCGTTACCGCCAGCGTCTGGGCGACATGGTGTCGCGGACGGTGGTGGTGGTGCGTGGTGCTCGGCCCGAGTTGCCTCCGCGGGGTGACGGGTCGGAGGAGCGGCGTGATGGTTGA
- a CDS encoding ArsR/SmtB family transcription factor: MSVDHLLRDFATLAEPTRLRLLRAVETGELAVSDLCAVLQMPQSTVSRHLRVLTDESWVVSRRDGTTNYYRLDNERIDNGTSELWKLACDQTEGWATLKQDRLRLAERLRQRRGSSRRFFEDASAAWDGLREELYGRLFGHRALVGLLPSDWVVGDLGCGTGRVVAELSPQVRRVVGVDDSEPMLEAAERATRGFENVELMRAPVEATPLEDQSLDAALLILVLSYVEQVEPVLLEARRVLKPGGRLVVVDLLPHDRDDFRRRYGQQHPGFDPALLASSLERLSFESVRHRPLPPEAESQGPALMMVAAQRSVAA; this comes from the coding sequence GTGTCGGTTGACCATCTTCTCAGGGATTTTGCGACGCTGGCGGAGCCGACCCGGCTACGGCTGCTGCGGGCCGTTGAGACGGGTGAGTTGGCGGTATCGGACTTGTGTGCTGTGCTGCAGATGCCTCAGTCGACGGTGAGTCGTCATCTGCGGGTGTTGACGGACGAGTCGTGGGTGGTTTCGCGCCGTGACGGCACGACGAATTACTACCGGCTGGACAACGAGCGGATTGACAACGGCACGTCGGAGTTGTGGAAGCTGGCTTGTGATCAGACGGAGGGTTGGGCGACGCTGAAGCAGGACCGGTTGCGGCTGGCGGAGCGTCTGCGTCAGCGGCGGGGTTCGTCGCGTCGGTTTTTCGAGGATGCCTCGGCGGCGTGGGACGGTCTTCGCGAGGAGTTGTACGGGCGGCTGTTTGGTCATCGTGCTTTGGTGGGGTTGTTGCCGAGTGACTGGGTGGTGGGTGATCTGGGTTGCGGGACGGGTCGTGTTGTGGCGGAGTTGTCGCCTCAGGTCCGTCGCGTGGTGGGTGTTGATGATTCGGAGCCGATGCTTGAGGCGGCGGAGCGAGCGACGCGTGGGTTTGAGAATGTCGAGCTGATGCGTGCGCCGGTGGAGGCGACGCCTCTGGAGGACCAGTCGCTGGACGCGGCGTTGCTGATTCTGGTGCTGAGTTACGTGGAGCAGGTTGAGCCGGTTTTGCTGGAGGCGCGTCGGGTGTTGAAGCCGGGCGGGCGTCTGGTGGTGGTGGACCTTCTGCCGCACGACCGTGATGATTTTCGTCGTCGATATGGCCAGCAGCACCCGGGTTTTGATCCGGCTTTGCTGGCGTCGTCGCTGGAGCGTTTGAGTTTTGAGTCTGTCCGACATCGGCCGTTGCCGCCTGAGGCGGAGTCCCAGGGGCCGGCGTTGATGATGGTTGCTGCGCAACGGAGCGTGGCGGCCTGA
- a CDS encoding phosphatidate cytidylyltransferase — protein MLIQRIISSSLMITTLLIIIAVDDALDDVRLGLGTIPWLPGEGERIPRGILMLLLLLAALIPLTREMVRMMSARGSRLSWGFGYLSAAAGATCLYTLPHGPDGSSGSTALAGLLAAVLFLSVVQPLRRGEREGAIMSAAAALLCAVYLGLMPGFFLVIRWWHPAWTVVAIILITKASDIGAYFTGRWLGRTPLIPLISPKKTVEGLLGGLILSSVVAVAIAAASNAGHHSGHWITGQGEPVFIPYDYPLLYVAALGAFLGLVGQFGDLIASLFKRDAALKDSGGTVPGFGGVLDVLDSLLLAAPVGYALLRFTAWWLAPDA, from the coding sequence ATGCTCATCCAGCGAATCATCTCGAGCAGCCTGATGATCACCACCCTGCTCATCATCATCGCCGTCGACGACGCGCTCGACGACGTCCGACTCGGCCTCGGAACCATCCCCTGGCTGCCCGGCGAGGGCGAACGCATCCCACGCGGCATCCTCATGCTCCTCCTGCTCCTAGCCGCCCTCATCCCACTCACCCGCGAGATGGTCCGCATGATGAGCGCTCGCGGATCACGACTCTCATGGGGCTTCGGGTACCTCTCCGCCGCCGCCGGCGCCACCTGCCTCTACACGCTCCCCCACGGGCCCGACGGCTCCAGCGGAAGCACCGCACTCGCAGGGCTCCTCGCCGCCGTCCTCTTCCTCTCCGTCGTCCAGCCCCTCCGCCGAGGCGAACGCGAGGGAGCCATCATGTCCGCCGCGGCCGCACTCCTCTGCGCCGTCTACCTCGGACTCATGCCCGGTTTCTTCCTCGTCATACGCTGGTGGCACCCCGCCTGGACCGTCGTCGCCATCATCCTCATCACCAAGGCCAGCGACATCGGGGCCTACTTCACCGGCAGGTGGCTCGGCCGAACGCCCCTCATACCCCTCATCAGCCCCAAAAAAACCGTCGAGGGCCTCCTCGGCGGCCTGATCCTCTCCTCCGTCGTCGCCGTCGCCATCGCCGCCGCCAGCAACGCCGGACACCACTCCGGGCACTGGATCACCGGACAAGGCGAACCCGTCTTCATCCCCTACGACTACCCCCTGCTCTACGTCGCCGCTCTCGGGGCCTTCCTCGGGCTTGTCGGGCAGTTCGGCGACCTCATCGCCTCACTCTTCAAACGCGACGCCGCACTCAAGGACTCCGGAGGCACCGTTCCCGGCTTCGGAGGCGTCCTCGACGTCCTCGACTCGCTCCTGCTCGCAGCTCCCGTCGGATACGCCCTACTCCGATTCACCGCCTGGTGGCTCGCACCAGATGCCTGA
- the typA gene encoding translational GTPase TypA, whose amino-acid sequence MDHKHLRNVAVIAHVDHGKTTLTDQLLYQSGMFRSEELDKLAGGQHNLVLDTGDIERERGITITAKNCAVSYRHKDGHEYTINLIDTPGHADFGGEVERVLNMADGCLLVVDAFEGPMPQTRFVLGKALALGLKPVVVVNKIDKPNARPEEVVNEVFDLLGQLDAPDDALDFPVVYASAKNGWATADHDRIGEDHPDNIADLYDAILSHIPEPYAEGSARGAAAGFTSRQAALDSPLQLSVTSIQYSEYVGRIAVGRVTAGTITGGQKVTVINRAGEGSQQRVLKVNVFDGLSQREVASVSAGDICAVVGLDPIDIGDTIACPDDPSALPSVKIDEPTLSMMFRVNDSPFAGKEGTYVTSRQIWDRLQRELQSNVALRVERGETGESFLVSGRGLMHLGVLIEEMRREGYELQVGRPQVILRRPEEGDHAGKLCEPIEQLVVDCPEECQSDVMSLVSNRRAEIVRMDPKAGASDYIHIEFTIPARGLLGLRTRMLTATQGRAIMHHNLLRYEPVRGEMPSRLAGVMIASDPGQVTAYSLDRLFDRGVFFVKPGDKVYAGQIVGEHCKDNDITVNLAINKKLTNVRAASADDQTKVKPARELSLEATLEYIAEDELVEITPESVRMRKRLLTEAERRREDRAAKAKSTVSV is encoded by the coding sequence ATGGACCACAAGCACCTGCGCAATGTAGCGGTTATTGCCCACGTTGATCACGGCAAGACCACCCTGACGGATCAGCTGCTCTATCAGTCGGGCATGTTCCGCAGCGAGGAGCTGGACAAGCTGGCGGGTGGTCAGCACAACCTGGTATTGGATACGGGTGATATCGAGCGTGAGCGTGGTATCACGATCACGGCGAAGAACTGCGCGGTGTCGTATCGGCACAAGGACGGGCACGAGTACACGATCAACCTGATCGATACGCCGGGCCACGCGGACTTTGGCGGTGAGGTGGAGCGTGTGCTGAACATGGCGGACGGCTGTCTGCTGGTGGTGGATGCGTTTGAGGGGCCGATGCCTCAGACGCGCTTTGTGCTGGGCAAGGCGTTGGCGTTGGGACTCAAGCCGGTGGTGGTGGTGAACAAGATCGACAAGCCGAACGCTCGGCCGGAGGAGGTGGTCAACGAGGTTTTCGACCTGTTGGGTCAGCTCGATGCGCCGGATGACGCGTTGGACTTTCCGGTGGTGTATGCGTCGGCGAAGAACGGTTGGGCGACGGCGGACCACGACCGGATCGGCGAGGACCACCCGGACAACATTGCGGATCTGTATGACGCGATTCTGTCGCACATCCCCGAGCCTTATGCGGAGGGGTCGGCGCGGGGTGCGGCGGCGGGCTTTACGAGTCGTCAGGCGGCGTTGGACTCGCCGCTGCAGCTGAGCGTGACGTCGATCCAGTACAGCGAGTACGTGGGTCGTATCGCGGTGGGTCGTGTGACGGCGGGGACGATCACGGGCGGCCAGAAGGTGACGGTGATCAACCGTGCGGGCGAGGGGAGCCAGCAGCGTGTTCTGAAGGTGAATGTCTTTGACGGTTTGTCGCAGCGGGAGGTGGCGTCGGTGTCGGCCGGTGACATCTGCGCAGTGGTGGGTTTGGACCCGATCGACATCGGTGACACGATCGCGTGTCCGGATGATCCGTCGGCGCTGCCCTCGGTGAAGATCGATGAGCCGACGCTGAGCATGATGTTCCGCGTGAATGATTCGCCTTTTGCGGGCAAGGAGGGGACGTACGTCACGAGCCGGCAGATCTGGGATCGTCTGCAGCGGGAGTTGCAGTCCAACGTGGCGTTGCGTGTCGAGCGGGGCGAGACGGGCGAGAGCTTTCTGGTGTCGGGTCGTGGGTTGATGCACCTTGGCGTGCTGATCGAGGAGATGCGTCGTGAGGGCTACGAGCTTCAGGTGGGACGTCCTCAGGTGATTCTGAGGCGGCCGGAGGAGGGGGATCACGCGGGCAAGCTGTGCGAGCCGATCGAGCAGCTGGTGGTGGATTGTCCGGAGGAGTGCCAGAGCGACGTGATGTCGCTGGTGAGTAATCGTCGCGCGGAGATCGTGCGGATGGACCCGAAGGCTGGGGCGAGCGACTACATCCACATCGAGTTCACGATCCCGGCGCGGGGTCTGCTGGGTCTGCGGACGCGGATGCTGACGGCGACGCAGGGGCGCGCGATCATGCACCACAACCTGCTGCGTTACGAGCCGGTGCGTGGCGAGATGCCTTCGCGTCTGGCGGGCGTGATGATTGCGTCGGACCCGGGTCAGGTGACGGCGTATTCGCTGGACCGTTTGTTTGACCGGGGGGTGTTCTTTGTGAAGCCGGGCGACAAGGTGTACGCGGGTCAGATCGTCGGCGAGCACTGCAAGGACAACGACATCACGGTGAACCTGGCGATCAACAAGAAGCTGACGAACGTGCGTGCGGCGTCGGCGGACGATCAGACAAAGGTGAAGCCGGCGCGTGAGTTGTCGCTGGAGGCGACGCTTGAGTACATCGCGGAGGACGAGTTGGTGGAGATCACGCCTGAGTCGGTGCGGATGCGTAAGCGTCTGCTGACGGAGGCGGAGCGTCGTCGCGAGGATCGTGCGGCGAAGGCGAAGTCGACGGTGAGCGTGTAG
- the queC gene encoding 7-cyano-7-deazaguanine synthase QueC encodes MVDDRPPAVVLLSGGLDSATVLAMARDDGFAAHALSFDYGQRHRAELIAAALQAERGGAASHRVATIDLRAFGGSALTSDLAVPKDRDPEASGDEIPVTYVPARNTIFLSFALGLAEVLGARDVYLGVNAVDYSGYPDCRPAYIEAFGSMANLATRAGVESPDGSWLRIHAPLIEWSKVAIIRRGLELGVDYGLTHSCYDPVADAGRALGCRPCEHCDACLIRQRAFEELGGRDPALG; translated from the coding sequence ATGGTTGATGATCGGCCGCCGGCGGTGGTGCTGCTCTCGGGCGGGTTGGATTCGGCGACGGTGCTGGCGATGGCGCGGGACGATGGTTTTGCGGCGCACGCGTTGAGTTTTGATTACGGGCAGCGGCATCGCGCGGAGCTGATCGCGGCGGCGTTGCAGGCGGAGCGTGGGGGTGCGGCATCCCACCGGGTGGCGACGATCGATCTGCGCGCGTTCGGCGGGTCGGCGTTGACGTCGGACCTGGCGGTGCCGAAGGACCGTGACCCGGAGGCGTCGGGTGACGAGATCCCGGTGACGTACGTTCCGGCGCGGAACACGATTTTTCTGAGTTTCGCGTTGGGTCTGGCGGAGGTGCTGGGTGCGCGGGACGTGTACCTGGGCGTGAACGCGGTGGACTACTCGGGGTATCCGGATTGCCGTCCGGCGTACATCGAGGCGTTTGGGTCGATGGCGAACCTGGCGACGCGAGCGGGGGTGGAGTCGCCTGACGGCTCGTGGCTGCGGATTCATGCGCCGCTGATCGAGTGGAGCAAGGTGGCGATCATCCGGAGGGGGCTGGAGCTGGGTGTGGATTATGGCCTGACGCACTCGTGTTACGACCCGGTGGCGGACGCGGGGCGTGCTCTGGGGTGTCGGCCCTGCGAGCATTGTGATGCGTGCCTGATCCGTCAGCGTGCGTTTGAGGAGCTTGGCGGTCGTGATCCGGCGTTGGGATGA
- the gatB gene encoding Asp-tRNA(Asn)/Glu-tRNA(Gln) amidotransferase subunit GatB, translated as MERTIMTLAAADQERFAAMGLTTRLVVGMEIHVELATRSKMWTSSPNVAHASFQDAEPNTLTSPVVIGMPGTLPVMNKRAAEMSIMVGLALNCAIARRCHWDRKSYYYPDLPKNYQISQYEEPICGEGYLDIPVDPDRPEGACKRIRITRAHLEEDAGKLMHEAPGGLAIDHSIVDLNRAGTPLLEIVTEPDFGSAEEAVTFSVMLRDLCRHLGVTQGIMQRGHIRFEPNINVVIEKEGQTYKTPIAEIKNLNSFRAVKGSIEHEYVRQVEQWLEDGRVMSAGAKSTRGWDDNKQVTLLQREKEDAHDYRYFPDPDLVDLVVDEAWLDTIRGSMPRPLGEREASWRAAGVGSSEVRQLLDDPGLARLFDEVVGLGVAPKRALSLLLNAGLKWANEYGVSLGDHLSAAQVAGIDGLLSAEKLGSSGAEKLVAALLDPEGGHDGGEPEAVAERLNLLQVSDSGALEAHVDEVLADARNAKAVEDIRGGKDKAVGALLGQIMKKTGGAANPKVVRDLIFGRLRS; from the coding sequence TTGGAAAGGACGATCATGACGCTGGCGGCGGCCGATCAGGAACGTTTTGCGGCGATGGGTCTGACGACCCGTCTGGTTGTGGGCATGGAGATTCACGTCGAGTTGGCGACGCGTTCGAAGATGTGGACGAGTTCGCCGAACGTGGCGCACGCGTCGTTTCAGGACGCGGAGCCGAACACGCTGACGAGCCCGGTGGTGATCGGGATGCCGGGCACGCTTCCTGTGATGAACAAGCGTGCGGCGGAGATGTCGATCATGGTGGGGTTGGCGTTGAACTGCGCTATCGCGAGGCGTTGTCACTGGGACCGCAAGAGTTACTACTACCCGGACCTGCCGAAGAACTACCAGATCAGCCAGTACGAGGAGCCGATCTGCGGCGAGGGGTACCTGGACATTCCGGTGGATCCGGATCGGCCGGAGGGAGCGTGCAAGCGGATCCGGATCACGCGTGCGCACCTGGAGGAGGACGCGGGCAAGCTGATGCACGAGGCGCCCGGGGGTTTGGCGATTGACCACTCGATCGTGGACCTGAATCGTGCGGGGACGCCTCTGCTGGAGATCGTGACGGAGCCGGATTTCGGTTCGGCGGAGGAGGCGGTGACGTTTTCGGTGATGCTGCGTGACCTGTGTCGTCACCTGGGCGTGACGCAGGGGATCATGCAGCGTGGGCATATTCGTTTCGAGCCGAACATCAACGTGGTGATCGAGAAGGAGGGGCAGACGTACAAGACGCCTATCGCGGAGATCAAGAATCTCAACTCGTTCCGTGCGGTGAAGGGTTCGATCGAGCACGAGTACGTGCGTCAGGTGGAGCAGTGGCTGGAGGACGGTCGTGTGATGTCGGCGGGGGCGAAGTCGACGCGTGGCTGGGACGACAACAAGCAGGTGACGCTTCTTCAGCGTGAGAAGGAGGACGCGCACGACTACCGCTATTTCCCGGATCCGGATCTGGTGGACCTGGTGGTGGATGAGGCGTGGCTGGACACGATCCGCGGTTCGATGCCCAGGCCGCTTGGCGAGCGTGAGGCGTCGTGGCGTGCGGCGGGTGTGGGGTCGTCGGAGGTGCGTCAGCTGCTGGACGATCCGGGTTTGGCGCGGCTGTTCGATGAGGTGGTGGGTTTGGGGGTTGCGCCCAAGCGTGCGTTGTCGCTGTTGCTGAACGCGGGCTTGAAGTGGGCGAATGAGTATGGGGTTTCGCTGGGCGATCATCTGTCGGCGGCGCAGGTGGCGGGGATCGACGGGTTGTTGTCGGCGGAGAAGCTGGGTTCGTCGGGTGCGGAGAAGCTGGTCGCGGCGTTGCTGGACCCGGAGGGGGGGCATGACGGCGGGGAGCCGGAGGCTGTGGCGGAGCGGCTGAATCTGTTGCAGGTGAGTGACAGCGGGGCGTTGGAGGCTCACGTGGACGAGGTTCTGGCCGATGCGCGGAACGCGAAGGCGGTCGAGGACATCCGAGGGGGTAAGGACAAGGCGGTGGGGGCGTTGCTGGGTCAGATCATGAAGAAGACGGGCGGGGCGGCGAATCCGAAGGTGGTGCGTGATCTGATCTTCGGCAGGTTGCGCAGTTGA
- the infC gene encoding translation initiation factor IF-3, giving the protein MARGRFRPPPKPNDKGLRHNDMIRVPQVRLVDENNEQIGIIDTNAAKDRAQDAGLDLVEVSPNSDPPVCRIMDYGKWKYAQKKKESKAKSHASQSELKGIRLRPNIDEHDLGIKLKKARQFLEEGHKVQFTMLFRGRQMAHQGLHLDLMRNISSQLEDVSKIEQIPKMLGRRATMVLAADKSGPKTKKDDTPRPAPAPAASKPAAQPPAPAPNLETASTPNE; this is encoded by the coding sequence ATCGCACGAGGACGCTTCAGACCTCCGCCCAAGCCGAACGACAAGGGCCTCCGTCACAACGACATGATTCGCGTTCCGCAGGTCCGACTCGTTGACGAAAACAACGAGCAGATCGGCATCATCGATACCAACGCAGCCAAAGACCGAGCACAAGACGCCGGGCTTGACCTGGTCGAGGTATCGCCGAACTCTGACCCGCCCGTCTGCCGGATCATGGATTACGGCAAATGGAAGTACGCGCAGAAGAAAAAAGAGTCCAAGGCCAAGTCGCACGCCAGCCAGAGCGAACTCAAAGGCATCAGGCTCCGACCCAACATCGATGAGCACGACCTGGGCATCAAGCTCAAAAAAGCACGACAGTTCCTCGAAGAGGGACACAAGGTCCAGTTCACCATGCTCTTCCGCGGACGACAGATGGCCCACCAGGGACTCCACCTCGACCTGATGCGCAACATCAGCAGCCAGCTCGAAGACGTCTCCAAGATCGAGCAGATCCCCAAGATGCTCGGCCGACGAGCCACCATGGTCCTCGCCGCCGACAAGTCCGGACCCAAGACCAAAAAAGACGACACACCCAGGCCGGCCCCCGCCCCCGCGGCCTCCAAACCCGCCGCTCAGCCGCCGGCTCCCGCACCCAACCTCGAGACGGCATCAACGCCCAACGAGTAA
- a CDS encoding SPOR domain-containing protein, with product MRPITTLILTLGACLALTGCWQTTVVSSSWDDHPMMEWAAGDSKKKQVRARSWTIQAAAFDDNQRYERARTYAEFLTRQNLIEPVWMEESQGITYVYAGQFRERKNKQAREALSTIKKLQRNDQRPFKDAEMAPLAHNMVATDPFDLAGYPNRYSLQIAVYDEDFGRKFREAAEDAVRVLREQDVEAYFYHGPIRSLVTIGLFTDHDFVWRSDGQRGYGPAMKALQEQYPHNLRNGLTIEESVGGRSIGAQPSFIVRSTG from the coding sequence TTGCGCCCCATCACGACCCTCATCCTGACCCTCGGAGCCTGCCTCGCCCTCACCGGCTGCTGGCAGACCACCGTTGTCAGCTCCTCCTGGGACGACCACCCCATGATGGAATGGGCCGCAGGCGACTCGAAAAAAAAACAGGTCCGCGCACGCTCGTGGACCATCCAGGCCGCCGCCTTCGACGACAACCAACGCTACGAACGCGCCCGCACCTACGCCGAATTCCTCACCCGTCAGAACCTCATCGAGCCGGTCTGGATGGAAGAATCCCAAGGCATCACCTACGTCTACGCCGGCCAATTCCGCGAACGCAAAAACAAACAGGCACGCGAAGCACTCAGCACCATCAAAAAACTACAACGCAACGACCAACGACCCTTCAAAGACGCCGAGATGGCACCCCTCGCCCACAACATGGTCGCCACCGACCCCTTCGACCTCGCCGGATACCCCAACCGATACTCACTCCAGATCGCCGTCTACGACGAAGACTTCGGCCGAAAATTCCGCGAAGCCGCCGAAGACGCCGTCCGCGTCCTCCGCGAACAGGACGTCGAAGCCTACTTCTACCACGGCCCCATCCGATCACTCGTCACCATCGGCCTCTTCACCGACCACGACTTCGTCTGGCGAAGCGACGGCCAGCGAGGCTACGGCCCCGCCATGAAAGCGCTCCAGGAACAATACCCCCACAACCTCCGCAACGGACTCACCATCGAAGAATCCGTCGGCGGCCGGTCAATCGGCGCCCAGCCCAGCTTCATCGTCCGCTCCACCGGCTGA
- the ahcY gene encoding adenosylhomocysteinase: protein MEYKVADLSLAEWGRKELMLAEQEMPGLMACREEYGPSKPLAGLNIGGSLHMTVQTAVLIETLVELGANVRWCSCNIFSTQDQAAAAVVVGPKGTIENPQGVPVFAWKGETLEEYWACTERMLDFGDGRGPDQIVDDGGDATLLILKGVEYAKAGSVPGPETTDNEEFKEVLKVLAKTMEQDAQRWVKVAENCKGVTEETTTGIKNLVKYQKEGTLAFPAINVNDSCTKSKFDNLYGCRHSLIDGLFRATDVMVSGKVAVVCGYGDVGKGCAQSLRGQGARVIVTEIDPICALQAAMEGYEVKTLEDVIDTADVFITTTGNFKIITAEHMSKMKDKAIVGNIGHFDNEIDMAGLKKLAEPTNIKPQYDMWTFKDGHSVLILAEGRLLNLGCATGHPSFVMSASFTNQTIAQIDLALYNKGQETLSGMKYDENKVTLLSKKLDEKVARLHLDQLGVRLTELSKEQADYIGVEVEGPYKPEHYRY from the coding sequence ATGGAATACAAGGTTGCGGATTTGTCGCTTGCGGAGTGGGGGCGCAAGGAGCTGATGCTCGCCGAGCAGGAGATGCCGGGCCTGATGGCGTGCCGCGAGGAGTACGGTCCGAGCAAGCCGCTGGCGGGCCTGAACATCGGTGGTTCGCTGCACATGACGGTTCAGACGGCGGTTCTGATCGAGACGCTGGTTGAGCTGGGTGCGAACGTTCGCTGGTGCTCGTGCAACATCTTCAGCACGCAGGACCAGGCTGCGGCTGCGGTGGTGGTCGGTCCGAAGGGGACGATCGAGAACCCGCAGGGCGTGCCGGTGTTTGCGTGGAAGGGCGAGACGCTCGAGGAGTACTGGGCGTGCACGGAGCGGATGCTGGACTTCGGCGACGGTCGGGGCCCGGACCAGATCGTGGACGACGGCGGCGACGCGACGCTGCTGATCCTCAAGGGTGTTGAGTACGCCAAGGCGGGGAGCGTTCCCGGTCCGGAGACGACGGACAACGAGGAGTTCAAGGAGGTTCTCAAGGTTCTCGCGAAGACCATGGAGCAGGACGCTCAGCGTTGGGTGAAGGTCGCGGAGAACTGCAAGGGCGTGACCGAGGAGACGACCACGGGCATCAAGAACCTGGTGAAGTACCAGAAGGAGGGGACGCTGGCGTTCCCGGCGATCAACGTCAACGACTCGTGCACGAAGAGCAAGTTCGACAACCTGTATGGCTGTCGTCATTCGCTGATCGACGGTCTGTTCCGTGCGACGGACGTGATGGTCAGCGGCAAGGTGGCGGTGGTTTGTGGTTATGGCGACGTGGGCAAGGGTTGTGCGCAGTCGCTTCGCGGCCAGGGTGCCCGTGTGATCGTGACCGAGATCGACCCGATCTGCGCCTTGCAGGCGGCGATGGAGGGTTACGAGGTGAAGACGCTCGAGGACGTGATTGATACGGCGGACGTTTTTATCACGACGACGGGCAACTTCAAGATCATCACCGCGGAGCACATGTCGAAGATGAAGGACAAGGCGATCGTGGGCAACATCGGTCACTTTGACAACGAGATCGACATGGCGGGTCTGAAGAAGCTGGCTGAGCCTACGAACATCAAGCCGCAGTACGACATGTGGACGTTCAAGGACGGTCACAGCGTGCTGATTCTGGCGGAGGGTCGTCTGCTGAACCTGGGTTGTGCGACGGGTCACCCGTCGTTCGTGATGTCGGCTTCGTTCACGAATCAGACGATCGCTCAGATCGACCTTGCCCTGTACAACAAGGGTCAGGAGACGCTGTCGGGCATGAAGTACGACGAGAACAAGGTGACGCTGTTGTCGAAGAAGCTGGACGAGAAGGTGGCGCGTCTGCACCTGGACCAGCTGGGCGTGAGGCTCACGGAGCTGAGCAAGGAGCAGGCGGACTACATCGGCGTGGAGGTCGAGGGTCCGTACAAGCCGGAGCACTACCGCTACTAA